ACCGTCTCCATATttccgtacacggcgggaagaagtcgataactcgcgggaaaacatggaagaaatttgaaccttatgcaatttaattttaagttaaaatttcttcactaaaatatctcgagttatcaacttcttcccgccgagTACCGATTTATTAGTCAGCAGAAAAAATGGGGATAGGCTGACAAGGGACACAGCTGTAATCTgtaatggtttacgtgaaacgtggCGTGGAAAGTTATTGCATTACGGGAGCTTATTGctcaaacacagaacaatagtacggtcagccaagaaagtggtctaccactttcttagctgactgtaccttctactacattttagttttattttcctttcaagtttttttaaacaattttctGATAGCTAGCAATTCTAGCAAAGCTGCAGTGGGGAAGGTGGGCTAAAACGGGGATTGAGGTATTGCGTATTTCGGTAATAAAACCCTCCGTTTCTATTGCACAATGAAAAAAATTTTATTAAGAAATTAATCAGTCTTTCTcgctttaattattatcactgaaaataaaataattaaataagaataagattaAATAAGAATACGATAATTGAataagattaaccactttaaaaaaatgtcacattAATAGGGCAAAACGTACCCCTTTGGTAAGATGGGGTAAAGAATATTTAATCGTTGTTACTTCACAAACCGGCACATATGGGCAGCTTTTTCATCGTTAACTTCCACTCCACCGCCACGATGTGCCCACTCACCGCCACGATGTGCCCACTCACCGCAAATCTGGCAAGTGATCCTTCCTTCAGTACACTCGGAACGGAACACAAGCCGTGGCAATGCAGAAATTCTGTTTCTTTGCCATCTGATGTCtgagctccatcatcagctTTCTTTGGTTCTTTTATATTTTCCAAATTTCTCAGTAAATATTGTTTTCGGTGCTAGTAGCTAGACAAAGACACTACCTATGTATGTGTCTTtctttgtctatgtttaaaatgagacagtccctggCCAAATTATATTTGTTGCTTTCTTAATGCTTTCCTCTAACTCCGTTTCATAAGGAGAAGCAGTGATAATAGCTGTTTTCTGACACTTGttataataatttacttaattgTATCATCCATTTGGTATGGTCACCATCTTACCTCGCTACCCCGTCTTATCCCACCATCCCCTACATTTTCTCCGGCTTTACTCCTTTATGCGTCATTTCATGTTGTTTCAATTTACTTTGACGGAAAGTAATGTAGCTACAGCTACCACATTTATAGGGATTACCACCATTATGTATCATTTGATGAACTTTTAAACTACGTTTATAAGAGGTAGTGTAATCGCAGAACGCACATTTGTAAGGGTTTATACCATTATGTATAGTTTCATGTACCCTTATATCCGCTTCGTCAGAAGCTGCATACCTGCAGTATTTACACTTGTAGGGTTTTCTTCGAGCATGGTTAACATACCTATAGTGATGATCGAAATAACTTTTACTATCAGTAGTATAGCTACAATGGGCACGGGTGCATTTGTAAGAGTTTTTATTACccgtatgttttgtttcataaTGTACCTTTAAATAAGATTTTTCAATAGATGCGTAGCTGCAGTAGCCGCATTTGTAGGGTTTGTCTCCACTATGTTTCCTTTCGTGGCGATTAAAATTACGTTCACTGGTACTAGAATAATTACAGAGTTCACATTTGTATAGTTTCTCTCCTACaagcgttttttgtaatttgttCCTTGATGATTTAATGCCTGGTTGCTCAGTGTCGGTGACATGCTGAGTTTGTCCTGAAATGAATGTACAAATTAGTAATAAAGttcagtaggcctagcacagaAACACCGCGACCGTAttcgcccgcgagatagactagtAGACTACCCTTTTTCTACCTATACCCATAAATTGACTTAGCGAAGGTTGGAGTCTCAGCTtgagcaaaaatgctttcgtatgtccgatgTTTCCCTCGCAtatctcaaccgattctcgtaagATTTTGTGAGCATGTCACGtagttagatattttttttaaatgttatgttTTTCAAAATGGTGGAAATTGTCATACGTTCTATAggttaatacatttttttttttttcaattaaatatattaatgatATCTATATGGATTGCCTGACCATGCATCTAAATCCACTAACCATCCCATTACCTAAACTGGGCTATGTGCTGGATATAATATATAAGGGAAGGTAGGGCAATGGTCTCATTATTCTAGAAACGTCATATATACTTCCCTGAGCCCATCTGATTATAAGTCTTGCAACTGATTGCAGATattatataagaaaaaaaaacaaactgcAACTTACTTTCACGTTTATTAATACTTGATTTATTTTCTTCATCTGTGCCGTTGTCATAACTCGGGAAATACTGTTGGAACTTGTACATGTTTTGACCGATGGTGCATGTTTGGTGATCCATGTCCAAATGCATCTGCTCCAATCTGACTGAGCACCTCTGACTTGGCTTGAACCGGCTCCCTGAAATTTGTAATTGTaatatacacaaaatatttggttggtcaaaataaagattcaaattagaatagAATGGGAGACCTTTTTTATAGGCTTCTGGGCTCAGCTCAAGAAGGCTAGAAATGTAAGACAagagtatatatgtatatttagcgAGGCTAGCACCATGCTGAGTCAGGACTATTTCGTGGCTTGTATGTTAAGTTGTGTTTCGTgtcattttcttttatttttgccACTAATAAACactctctattctattctaaaacttatttaaatacTCAAATACATTGAAAAtgtccatgactcaggaacaaatatctgtgtgtgTGCTCATCATACAATAacatgcccttaccgggattcgaacccaggaccatcggcttcataggcatgaccactaggccagactggtCGTTAAAACTCATTATTGTAGTTGTTGGTCGCCATTACTGTTGAAAAACAAACCTCGGCACACTAAAGTCACTTTGGGCTGCTGGAACACCTCGGGACCCAGCAAAAGTTCTTCTGATTTTAATTCCTGGTCAATGACCCCGACCTGTTCGTTCTTAAGTTCTTCCTTAACCTTTTGGTTATCGTATAGGCCCCAGGTCGTTTCATCATCCACACTGGTCTCCTTTTTCACGACATTGTCAAGGCGCCCAGCCAGTTCAGGCTTCGTGAAGTCCCATGACGGCTCAGCCTTCACCTGCACACAATCTGCGCTCTCCAGCGAGACCGACATCCTTAGTTTAGTTAGTATATACAAGTTACTCTATGCTGACATCACAGGCGTATGGCGAGCGAACAACAATATCCTTAAcaagttattattatattagataAATGGCAGCCTCTAGGGCCTTTGCCAGAGTAAGTTAGAGGTAGgtataacaacaaaattaacTCTACCTTAAAGAAAAAACTACTGTACTGCCCTAAATTACCATTTAATCAGTACGTAATCAAGTAATCaataaatttataaacaatGTCATTACATtagacaagtgtcaaaagtcaaAAGTTGCCTGAGCTTTAATAGACAGGCGTACACATGGCGTACTAGACCGCGACCTTGTCCTGTTCGTGCTGTCTGATTAAGTGGAAGGTGATCCGCCGTACGTCCGTTAAGGACGTAACTATGAGTgaaagcgagaaagagatagttGACTGGACCAGGTTGCGATCCGGTCCGGTTagcacttttaattttttttttactctggCAACACAGGTTGACATCGCTGTCAATTTGACTGTTGTTCGCGTGTCGTATTCTTTCATTATTCGTGTGGGATTTGTGCTGTTTTTacgatatatttaattatttgtgcatcaaaaaataaccaaaacaattttatattgttatCTTAATAATTGCCGACCTAGCCACCTTAGAATCTACTGGTGTTTAACAGACTAAGACCCCATCAAAAATGGGTGGAAAGGCTGAAAAAGGCACACCAAAGTACATAGCAAACAAAATAAAAGCTAAAGGCCTCCAGAAGCTCCGTTGGTACTGCCAGATGTGCCAGAAACAGTGCCGCGATGAGAACGGTTTCAAATGTCACACTATGTCGGAGTCCCACCAAAGGCAGCTGTTGTTGTTTGCTGACAACGCTTCGAAATACATTGATGAGTTTTCTAAAGAGTTTGCTGACGGTTACGTGGAGCTGTTGAGGCGGCAGTTTGGGACGAAGCGGGTTAATGCAAACAAAGCTTATCAGGATTATATTTCGAACAGGTAaggatatttttagggttccgtacccaaagggtaaaaacagggtccctgttactaagacttcgctgtccgtccgtccgcccgtctgtcaccaggctgtatctcatgaaccgcgatagctagacagttgaaattttcataaatgatgtatctctgttgccgctataacaacaaatactaaaaataaaataaaataaatatttaaggggggctcccatacaacacaaacgattttttgctctattttttgttgatgatgcactccgactcacacttggccggtttttatttgaatatttacTATCCAGAAAACAGGTTAAACATGAAAGAAATAGACAAGACAGCTAAGTAGGCCATGGTTGATGGGGTTCTAAATTGAGTAGAGCTGCCCTTTGTTGAAGCCAAgtgaatcttatacctttataccagcaattcttgtataattatatatttcgaggatctcggaaacggctctatcaATTGCGACGAAAGttgctatatggggattttcTGGGGCGAAAAACCGATGTAGCTACgtcttgtctctgggaaaacgcgcatttttgagttttttttgtgttttccgagcaaaggtaACTCATTGGCGAAATTGCTATCATATGTCTATGAAATGAACTCTCATGAAAAGCTACCATTGTATCTCCAAACAGCTTAATGATAATCAATCATAATagagtgactgctatagttattggcctaTCCTAACCAAGAAAGAAGCAGAATTTTTAGGATCacttgtgcgtctgtctgtctctccaaccattcccccccccctttatctccaaaactactggtctaaaattttgaaaaaaatacacaaaagaattcattacctatagatgacaggctAACAGATAAGAGATGGACATTGAGTCACAAAATGGAGAGGCCCACTTGGCAAAAGAGGCCAGGGCAGACAACAAATGCGTTAGGAGGaagacataataaaaaaaaacagccggCGCAGACGACGTCAACAGCACAAGACAGGGAAAAATGGGAGGAATGGcactggaggaggcctatacccaCTAGGGATTCATTAGTAAAACACATATtataagttttagttttattttcaaatttttatgtaaacattttacaatgaataacgggcttcattattttatttagatgacaggaaaacctattagaaatgtgcagccaagcgtgagtcagacttaatgtacggaacccttggaatgcgattTTGACTCGCTATGGCCATTTTTTCTCATTACAAATCAATATGCTTCGcattcatgaatctagtattaaactggattgggcatgagtggtggggataactgacagaacgggatagtcttaaatatgtatctttcagtaggagtagcagcgaaagcgctattattgtttgtccttgtcacaatctcacatttttttattccccaccgtaaattagtatggattatggtgggcaacaaataaattcgcccaatcatagcgtcgcattgcgtatgttttgtccctcacggaggcacgcgtagaccacttctataggatgtgTTCTATGTTCGCATTCCAGAGACCACCTCCACATGAACGCCACCCAATGGGAGACGCTCACAGAATTCGTCAAGTGGCTGGGCCGAGAGGGCAAGTGCGTGGTGGACGAGACAGAAAAGGGCTGGTTCGTGGCTTACATCGACCGGGACCCTGCGGCCGTCGCTGCCATGGAGGCTAAGGCAAAGAAGGAGAAGATGGACAAAGATGATCAGGTATGGGTGCGATGAAGACAGTTTATGAGTTCAATTTACTATCCAATCTACTTAGCAATCctacttatagctggtcaaccaaatcttgtcagtaaaaaaaggcgcgaaattcaaattttcataatcataattataatcataatatttattgataatataaattacatgtcacattttatacagtgtataaagattatatttaagtatgaaTTTCTATgggttttctatgggacgatatcccttcgcgcctacatttttcaaatttgccgcctttttaaccgccttcaaaaaaaaaggaggttctcagtttgacccgtatgtatgtatgtatgtatatttgttcgcgattatctcgcgtttggctgaaccgattttgatgcggttttcagaaaagtgtttcttacattctggagaaggttttagtatacatagatctgagctgatgctgaaccctggctgtacctagtggaactcaggtttggtgcaacataggctcacgctgttttggtcatccgacacgccttgatgagcacttgggagagcagtatccaagatagagctgatgctgaaccgtggatgtacctagtggaactcgggatgtaccttgtggaactcaggtttggtgcaacataggcccacgctatttcggtcatccgtctcatcttgatgagcacttgggagagcagtacccaagatagagctgatgctgaaccctggctgtacctagtggaactcaggtttggtgcaacataggccaacgctattttagccatccgtcacatcttgatgagcacttgggagagtagtacccaagatagagctgatgcaccaaatcaccctggctggcagggttcaccctggctgtacctagtggaactcaggtttggtgcaacataggcccacgctattttcgTCATCCGtaacatcttgatgagcacttgggagagcagtacccaagattgagctgatgctgaaccctggctgtacctagtggaactcaggtttggtgcaacataggcccacgctatttt
The DNA window shown above is from Cydia amplana chromosome 25, ilCydAmpl1.1, whole genome shotgun sequence and carries:
- the LOC134659892 gene encoding uncharacterized protein LOC134659892; translated protein: MSVSLESADCVQVKAEPSWDFTKPELAGRLDNVVKKETSVDDETTWGLYDNQKVKEELKNEQVGVIDQELKSEELLLGPEVFQQPKVTLVCRGSRFKPSQRCSVRLEQMHLDMDHQTCTIGQNMYKFQQYFPSYDNGTDEENKSSINKRERQTQHVTDTEQPGIKSSRNKLQKTLVGEKLYKCELLIIIKARKTD